Proteins encoded together in one Lathyrus oleraceus cultivar Zhongwan6 chromosome 5, CAAS_Psat_ZW6_1.0, whole genome shotgun sequence window:
- the LOC127081357 gene encoding uncharacterized protein LOC127081357 encodes MPGQNWSMTLGVKIPPKFKVSSFEKYQGVTCPKIHIRAFCRKMIAHSDDEKLLMHFFQDSLSGTSLEWYMQLERTHIRTWRELAEAFLKHYQYNLDMAPNRTQLQSLAQKPDESFKEYAQRWRDLTVGVQPPLLERELIDMFVDTLQGPYFERMTGRTTSGFSYLVIDGERIENNLKIGKIQDTTIVANRAKKSHSGFSEKKEGETNATIIAKGGDGGYQMPYYLVATVTPNPYQQPTYASTTDPPMMQYQQPYAP; translated from the coding sequence atgcccggacaaaattggaGTATGACACTAGGCGTGAAAATTCCTCCTAAGTTCAAAGTTTCGAGCTTTGAAAAGTATCAAGGGGTCACCTGTCCAAAGATTCACATTCGAGCTTTTTGCAGAAAGATGATTGCTCATTCTGATGATGAAAAACTCTTAATGcactttttccaagacagccttAGTGGAACTTCTCTGGAATGGTATATGCAGCTCGAGCGCACGCATATACGAACCTGGAGGGAACTTGCTGAAGCCTTCTTGAAGCATTATCAGTATAATTTAGACATGGCTCCCAATCGGACTCAGCTCCAAAGCCTTGCTCAGAAGCCGGATGAatcattcaaagaatacgcccaacGATGGAGAGATCTAACTGTCGGGGTTCAACCCCCTCTTCTTGAAAGAGAACTGATAGACATGTTCGTGGACACCCTTCAAGGGCCGTATTTTGAAAGAATGACTGGAAGAACCACTTCGGGATTCTCGTACTTGGTCATTGATGGCGAGCGAATCGAGAACAACTTGAAGATCGGCAAGATACAAGATACAACAATTGTGGCTAATAGAGCGAAGAAGTCTCATTCCGGATTCTCAGagaagaaggaaggggagaccAATGCTACCATAATCGCTAAAGGGGGAGATGGAGGTTACCAAATGCCATACTATCTGGTGGCAACAGTAACACCTAACCCGTATCAGCAGCCAACGTATGCTAGCACTACTGATCCTCCAATGATGCAATATCAGCAACCCTATGCTCCTTAG